The Nitrospira sp. KM1 genome includes a window with the following:
- the hemA gene encoding glutamyl-tRNA reductase, whose product MHIVLVGLSHKTAPVEIREKLAISESRIGEALTRLRAYEGVREGMLLSTCNRVEVYAVVDELESGYGRIQEFLADAHLALSSDQLIPHLYCHTGDRAIAHLFRVAASLDSMIIGESQILGQVKEAFETALAHKSTGLILNKIVKKAISVAKRVRTDTKIAEMAVSVSYAAVELAKKIFSDLSDKTVLLVGAGEMAKLAARHFIANGVRHVRVTTRTAQHALELADRFGGTAVAFEQFREDMASADIVLVSTGASHYLIGVEEVQRAVRQRMNRPMFLIDISVPRNIDPSVRDIDNAFLFDIDDLKFRVEQNRGERLQEAERAEHMVVEEVVVVKQWLQSLEVTPTIVALKTRAEDIKRTEVEKTLGRLLHLSVQERELVEGMASSIVNKLIHNTMITLKAEVASTGGAAFVEAARRFFNLTDGDGTSVNGTNTTHYKPADDIEETASQTRTERSGSTG is encoded by the coding sequence ATGCACATTGTCCTCGTCGGATTGAGTCATAAAACCGCTCCGGTGGAAATCCGGGAAAAACTGGCCATCTCGGAAAGCCGCATCGGAGAGGCGCTGACGCGTCTCCGTGCCTATGAAGGCGTCCGTGAAGGCATGCTGCTGTCCACCTGTAATCGCGTTGAAGTCTATGCGGTGGTTGACGAGTTGGAATCCGGATACGGTCGCATTCAGGAGTTCCTTGCCGATGCCCATCTCGCGCTGTCATCAGATCAGTTGATCCCTCATCTCTATTGTCATACGGGCGACCGTGCGATCGCCCATCTCTTCCGCGTCGCAGCGAGCCTCGACTCGATGATCATCGGCGAGTCGCAAATTTTGGGACAGGTCAAAGAGGCATTTGAGACGGCTCTCGCACACAAGTCCACCGGATTGATTCTGAACAAAATCGTGAAAAAGGCCATATCCGTCGCCAAGCGAGTCCGCACGGACACGAAGATCGCGGAAATGGCTGTATCGGTCAGCTATGCGGCCGTCGAGCTAGCTAAGAAGATCTTTTCCGACTTGAGCGACAAGACGGTCCTGCTGGTTGGCGCCGGTGAAATGGCAAAACTGGCCGCCCGGCATTTCATTGCCAACGGCGTGCGTCATGTGCGCGTCACCACCAGAACTGCCCAGCACGCGCTGGAATTGGCCGACCGGTTCGGAGGTACCGCGGTGGCATTCGAGCAGTTCCGCGAGGACATGGCTTCTGCCGACATCGTGCTGGTTTCGACCGGTGCGTCACACTATCTGATCGGAGTCGAAGAAGTGCAGCGGGCGGTTCGTCAACGCATGAACCGTCCCATGTTCCTGATCGACATCTCCGTCCCCCGAAATATCGATCCATCCGTCCGGGACATCGACAACGCGTTCTTGTTCGACATCGACGACCTGAAATTTCGGGTGGAGCAGAATCGCGGTGAACGGCTTCAGGAAGCGGAACGGGCCGAGCACATGGTCGTTGAAGAAGTCGTCGTCGTCAAACAATGGCTTCAATCCCTGGAAGTCACTCCTACCATCGTCGCATTGAAAACGCGTGCAGAGGATATCAAGCGGACGGAGGTTGAAAAGACTTTGGGACGTCTCCTGCATCTTTCGGTCCAGGAGCGAGAACTGGTCGAGGGCATGGCGTCCTCGATCGTCAATAAACTGATCCATAACACGATGATCACGCTCAAAGCGGAAGTCGCATCCACGGGCGGGGCTGCGTTCGTCGAAGCCGCCAGACGATTCTTTAATTTGACGGATGGCGATGGCACTTCAGTCAATGGAACGAACACGACGCACTACAAACCGGCGGATGACATTGAAGAGACTGCGTCTCAAACGAGAACCGAGCGTTCCGGTTCAACAGGATGA
- a CDS encoding 16S rRNA (cytidine(1402)-2'-O)-methyltransferase, which translates to MAIPLNFQDNLTEFEQAIISAMERRSQHKVPVNPKLGTLYVIGTPIGDVDGITLRAINTLKKVAIVAAETPLVATAVLSQYAIHTRVTSYGPRHLHEKIAVLITELKRGVDIALVSDSGMPVIYDPGCALIHAAHEAGLSVKVIAGPSALTAAVALAGYSGDRILFEGRLPRTKQGLRKFLTRLRHEGRTTVLFVEAHRSADILTALVSTMPRRAVALTINMERPHETVLRGRPRSVLEMLTRQKVLGKATLVIKGIASKKRNQSSARR; encoded by the coding sequence ATGGCTATCCCCTTAAATTTTCAGGACAATCTGACAGAATTTGAACAGGCGATTATATCGGCGATGGAACGGAGGAGTCAACATAAGGTCCCAGTAAATCCCAAGTTGGGCACGCTGTATGTGATCGGCACCCCGATCGGAGATGTTGACGGGATTACGCTTCGCGCGATCAATACGTTGAAGAAAGTGGCAATAGTTGCGGCAGAAACTCCTCTTGTCGCAACAGCCGTCCTATCTCAATACGCCATACACACCCGTGTGACCAGTTATGGTCCTCGTCATCTGCACGAAAAGATTGCCGTCCTGATCACTGAATTGAAACGAGGTGTGGATATCGCCCTGGTGTCAGACAGCGGGATGCCCGTAATCTATGACCCTGGCTGTGCGCTCATCCACGCGGCACATGAAGCAGGTCTGTCCGTCAAGGTCATCGCGGGCCCTTCGGCCTTGACGGCTGCGGTTGCGCTTGCCGGGTACTCGGGAGATCGCATCCTGTTCGAAGGGCGTCTACCTCGTACGAAACAGGGATTACGCAAATTTCTCACCCGACTCCGTCATGAAGGACGGACGACGGTTCTTTTTGTGGAAGCACACAGGAGTGCGGATATATTAACCGCGCTTGTAAGCACCATGCCCCGTCGTGCGGTCGCTCTGACGATAAATATGGAGCGACCTCACGAGACCGTGTTGCGGGGACGGCCACGAAGCGTTTTGGAAATGCTGACCAGACAAAAGGTCCTTGGTAAGGCCACGCTGGTCATCAAAGGGATAGCGTCAAAGAAGAGAAATCAATCGTCTGCGCGGCGTTGA
- the hemB gene encoding porphobilinogen synthase has protein sequence MAFPVQRLRRLRQSEALRRMVRETSLSRADLIYPIFVTEGHDRREEIGSMPGQYRLSVDLLVKEAAEIRDLGIPAIILFGIPDRKDERGSSGFDPKGIVQRAVRTLKKQVPELTVVTDVCIDEYTNHGHCGIVRDGKIVNDETLECLTAMARSHAEAGADMVAPSDMMDGRVAAIRAELDRAGFTELPIMVYAAKFASCFYAPFREAAGSSPQFGDRQSYQMDPANGREAMREIALDVEEGADIVMVKPALPYLDIIAMARSRILLPIAAYQVSGEYSMIKAAGRAGWIDESRAMLESLLAIKRAGADLILTYFAKDAARLLHTP, from the coding sequence ATGGCTTTTCCGGTCCAACGGCTTCGTAGGCTTCGGCAGAGTGAAGCCCTTCGTCGAATGGTGCGGGAAACCAGCCTGTCCAGGGCTGATCTTATCTACCCTATTTTTGTGACTGAAGGACACGATCGTCGGGAGGAGATCGGCTCGATGCCGGGACAATACCGGCTGTCAGTCGACCTGCTCGTGAAAGAGGCTGCCGAGATTCGGGATCTTGGTATTCCGGCCATCATTCTATTTGGCATCCCTGACCGGAAGGATGAACGGGGAAGCTCTGGATTCGATCCCAAGGGAATCGTCCAGCGCGCGGTCCGAACACTCAAGAAGCAAGTCCCGGAATTGACTGTCGTCACGGACGTCTGCATCGATGAGTACACCAACCATGGTCATTGCGGCATCGTGAGGGACGGTAAGATTGTGAACGACGAAACGCTGGAATGTCTCACGGCCATGGCGCGATCGCATGCCGAGGCGGGCGCTGATATGGTCGCGCCGTCGGATATGATGGACGGCCGTGTGGCTGCCATCAGAGCCGAACTGGATCGAGCCGGATTCACCGAGTTGCCGATTATGGTCTATGCGGCGAAATTCGCGTCCTGTTTCTATGCACCCTTCCGCGAGGCGGCCGGCTCATCGCCCCAGTTCGGCGATCGCCAATCGTATCAGATGGATCCCGCGAACGGGCGTGAAGCCATGCGAGAAATCGCTCTCGATGTCGAAGAAGGGGCCGACATTGTCATGGTCAAGCCGGCATTGCCATACCTGGACATCATCGCCATGGCGAGGAGTCGGATATTACTTCCGATCGCCGCATATCAGGTCAGTGGAGAGTACAGCATGATTAAAGCTGCTGGCCGAGCAGGGTGGATCGACGAATCCCGAGCCATGCTGGAGTCCTTGCTGGCCATCAAGCGTGCGGGTGCCGACCTGATTCTGACATATTTTGCAAAAGACGCCGCGCGCCTCCTTCATACCCCATGA
- a CDS encoding inner membrane protein YpjD, which translates to MAALFFMVTIALYFAATVAFLGLLIRRAEALSTVALSITAIGFGTHTLAIVARMFGIAGTSSPSFHEALSFFSWMLILVFLAVEFRHRLHVLGSFILPMALLSLVSAAALPETVPTLQPVFRTLWVHVTLSMLGTVGFTIAFVAGVMYLIQDKLLKSKRFNVLYSKLPALDFLDELNQQSIVLGFPLLTLGIITGAISAEFARGAYLNWNPEQTWALVTWLFYFIVLVGRLTVGWRAKRAAYLTIIGFACVILTLVGVAVKSSGTVS; encoded by the coding sequence ATGGCCGCCTTGTTTTTTATGGTTACGATCGCGCTGTATTTTGCCGCGACCGTGGCTTTCCTTGGGTTGCTTATCAGGCGGGCTGAAGCTCTCTCAACCGTAGCGCTGAGCATAACGGCTATCGGGTTCGGAACCCATACGCTGGCCATCGTTGCCAGGATGTTCGGAATCGCCGGGACATCTTCGCCGAGCTTTCATGAGGCACTGTCATTTTTCTCCTGGATGCTCATTCTGGTGTTCCTCGCAGTGGAGTTTCGTCATCGCCTGCATGTACTTGGATCATTCATCCTTCCGATGGCGCTCTTGTCGCTCGTTTCCGCTGCCGCATTGCCGGAAACCGTACCCACGCTGCAGCCGGTTTTCCGAACCCTATGGGTACATGTGACATTGAGCATGCTGGGTACCGTGGGATTTACCATCGCCTTTGTGGCGGGTGTCATGTATCTGATTCAAGACAAACTTCTCAAGTCCAAACGCTTCAATGTGCTGTATTCGAAGCTGCCCGCATTGGACTTCCTGGATGAACTGAACCAGCAGTCCATCGTACTCGGATTCCCGCTTTTGACCTTGGGCATCATTACGGGGGCCATTTCAGCTGAATTTGCAAGAGGAGCCTATTTGAACTGGAACCCCGAACAAACCTGGGCGCTCGTCACCTGGCTCTTTTACTTTATCGTGCTTGTCGGAAGGCTGACGGTGGGATGGCGGGCAAAACGGGCGGCGTATCTCACGATCATCGGGTTCGCCTGTGTCATCCTGACCCTCGTCGGCGTCGCCGTCAAAAGCTCCGGGACGGTATCGTAA
- the hemC gene encoding hydroxymethylbilane synthase: MSKRSTLVLGTRGSKLAVRQSEWVQSRLRDIAPAVTVEIRRIQTSGDKILDVPLAKIGGKGLFVKEIEDALLSGEIDLAVHSMKDVPTELPAGLELLCVPEREDPRDALISRDGRKFKDLPLGARVGTSSLRRQAQLLQARPDLSITMLRGNLDTRLKKLRDGQYDAIILAAAGLRRLTWGHEITEYLDPSICLPAIGQGALGIEGRANDQFVRSLLAALEHERTRTAVRAERALLHRLQGGCQVPIAAHARLEDHKVMLEGVVASVDGKEVIRDRVEGRTEDPIAAGVTLAERLLARGGDRILQTIYGTAP, encoded by the coding sequence ATGTCAAAGCGATCGACGTTGGTATTAGGGACTCGCGGCAGCAAACTGGCCGTCCGCCAAAGTGAATGGGTTCAATCGCGGTTGAGGGACATTGCTCCCGCCGTGACTGTCGAGATTCGACGGATTCAGACGTCCGGTGACAAGATTCTTGACGTTCCGCTGGCGAAGATTGGCGGGAAAGGGCTGTTCGTTAAGGAAATTGAGGACGCGCTCCTGTCGGGCGAGATTGATCTGGCGGTCCATAGCATGAAAGACGTGCCGACCGAGTTGCCGGCAGGATTGGAACTGCTGTGCGTCCCTGAACGGGAAGATCCGCGCGATGCGCTGATCAGTCGTGACGGTCGTAAGTTCAAAGACTTGCCGCTGGGAGCGAGGGTTGGAACCAGCAGTCTTCGGCGTCAGGCTCAGCTTCTACAGGCGAGACCCGATCTTTCGATCACGATGCTGCGAGGAAACCTCGATACTCGGCTCAAGAAGTTGCGGGATGGTCAGTACGACGCGATTATCCTCGCCGCGGCAGGTCTGAGGCGACTGACCTGGGGCCATGAAATTACTGAGTATCTCGATCCGTCCATCTGCCTGCCCGCAATCGGACAGGGAGCGCTCGGAATAGAAGGGCGGGCGAATGATCAGTTTGTACGCTCGCTGCTCGCCGCCCTGGAACATGAGCGGACACGGACGGCGGTTCGCGCCGAGCGGGCGCTGCTTCACCGCCTGCAAGGAGGCTGTCAGGTGCCCATTGCCGCGCATGCAAGGCTGGAGGATCATAAGGTGATGTTGGAAGGTGTGGTCGCCAGCGTCGATGGCAAAGAAGTGATTCGGGACCGAGTCGAAGGTCGGACAGAAGACCCGATCGCTGCCGGAGTGACGCTGGCGGAACGGCTGCTTGCACGCGGAGGCGATCGAATTCTGCAGACCATCTATGGAACTGCTCCGTGA
- a CDS encoding bifunctional riboflavin kinase/FAD synthetase, translating into MTMTVTRGLSDVRPRPYPVATIGNFDGHHRGHRALLQTVVERAKQRQGTAIVLTFEPHPIRVLAPHVDLKFLTSPEEKLSRFEAAGVDEVVYLEFTSELAAMAAEEFANHVLHRSLGIAEIFVGEHFAFGKGRSGRIDDLVRFGNRLGFAVHPFAPITVNGEVVSSTRIRHCIQSGDMARAAALLGRVYGITGPVISGRQQGQAMGWPTANLSVPVHRVLPPDGVYAGWACLEGVKHDAAVYIGTRPTFATGERLIEAYLLNHNQDLYGQPLTVEFVERLRGDCAFGSPEALSAQIARDVEQVTAILRRQAGSVGV; encoded by the coding sequence ATGACCATGACCGTCACGCGGGGATTGTCCGACGTTCGCCCGCGCCCGTATCCGGTCGCGACGATCGGAAATTTCGACGGGCATCATCGCGGCCATCGTGCGCTGCTGCAGACGGTTGTTGAACGCGCCAAGCAACGGCAAGGGACGGCCATCGTCCTGACATTCGAACCGCATCCCATCAGGGTGCTGGCTCCTCACGTCGATCTCAAGTTCCTGACGAGTCCAGAGGAAAAACTGTCTCGCTTCGAGGCGGCCGGTGTCGATGAAGTCGTCTATCTCGAATTCACTTCCGAACTGGCGGCCATGGCGGCGGAAGAGTTTGCCAACCATGTGTTGCATCGGTCGCTGGGGATTGCAGAGATTTTCGTCGGGGAGCATTTCGCCTTCGGCAAGGGCCGGTCAGGACGTATCGATGATCTCGTACGGTTCGGGAATAGACTGGGATTTGCAGTCCACCCGTTTGCACCCATCACCGTTAACGGTGAAGTGGTGAGTTCAACCAGGATCCGTCATTGTATCCAGTCCGGGGACATGGCGCGGGCGGCTGCTCTGTTGGGGCGGGTGTACGGTATCACCGGCCCGGTCATTTCTGGAAGGCAGCAAGGGCAGGCGATGGGATGGCCTACCGCCAATCTCTCGGTCCCAGTACACCGAGTTCTCCCGCCGGACGGAGTGTATGCAGGTTGGGCCTGTCTTGAAGGGGTGAAGCATGATGCCGCCGTCTATATTGGGACCAGGCCGACGTTTGCAACGGGCGAACGGCTGATCGAAGCCTATCTGCTCAATCACAATCAGGATTTGTATGGACAGCCATTGACGGTCGAGTTCGTTGAACGGCTTCGCGGCGATTGCGCGTTCGGGTCACCGGAAGCGTTGTCTGCTCAGATTGCACGGGATGTCGAACAGGTAACGGCAATTCTTCGACGCCAAGCTGGCAGTGTGGGAGTATGA
- the cobA gene encoding uroporphyrinogen-III C-methyltransferase — MTKSNRGKVFLVGAGPGDPGLLTLKGKACLEQADIVLYDHLANPALLRHARESAERVYVGRRGRGQYQNQDDINKVMIERARAGQVVVRLKGGDPFVFGRGGEEAEAVAEAQIDFEVVPGVTAAVAVPAYAGIPVTHRTMASTVTIVTGHEDPSKPSPVMDWPKLAATSGTLVFMMGMKTLPAIVSRLLQEGRASDTPVAAIRWGTRAEQQTVIGSLRDIVAKAERARFEPPTVIIVGNVVKLREQLNWFERRPLFGKRVLLTRPKEQAHEFARLLTAFGAETIEVPVIQIIPPPTWTIVDQAISRLQAYHWLIVTSVNGVRPFMDRLRAAGKDVRALGHLRICAIGPRTADALATYGLTADLIPAEYQAEGILASLSEQEMKGKRILIPRAEIAREILPQQLSQMGAQVDVVPVYRTIAPGEDANPLAPLFEDRKVDVVTFTSSSTVRNFVELIGGRDEARRLTVNAIVGCIGPVTAQTAEECGLTVTIMPPENTVPALAEAIVKYFAEGARVAVSGA; from the coding sequence GTGACGAAATCGAATCGCGGGAAAGTGTTTTTGGTAGGTGCGGGGCCCGGGGATCCCGGTCTGCTGACACTCAAGGGCAAGGCGTGTTTGGAGCAGGCGGATATCGTTCTCTATGATCACCTCGCCAATCCTGCGCTGCTGCGGCATGCTCGGGAATCTGCCGAGCGCGTCTATGTCGGCCGCCGTGGGAGGGGGCAATATCAAAATCAGGATGATATCAATAAAGTCATGATCGAACGGGCGAGGGCCGGCCAAGTCGTGGTCCGTCTGAAGGGCGGAGATCCGTTTGTGTTCGGACGGGGCGGGGAGGAAGCGGAAGCCGTAGCGGAAGCGCAGATCGATTTTGAAGTTGTTCCAGGTGTGACGGCTGCGGTGGCCGTTCCGGCCTACGCCGGAATTCCGGTCACCCATCGCACGATGGCTTCGACGGTGACCATCGTCACCGGTCATGAGGATCCGTCGAAACCCTCTCCGGTTATGGACTGGCCAAAGCTTGCAGCAACGTCAGGCACCTTGGTTTTCATGATGGGAATGAAGACACTGCCGGCTATCGTGTCTCGGCTGCTTCAGGAAGGCAGGGCCTCCGATACGCCGGTCGCCGCCATCCGCTGGGGAACGCGAGCCGAACAGCAGACGGTGATCGGTTCACTGCGCGATATCGTCGCGAAAGCCGAACGAGCGAGATTCGAGCCTCCGACGGTCATCATTGTCGGCAACGTCGTCAAACTCAGAGAACAGTTGAATTGGTTCGAAAGACGGCCGCTGTTTGGTAAGCGCGTGCTTTTGACCAGACCGAAGGAGCAAGCACATGAGTTTGCTCGGCTTCTGACAGCATTCGGCGCTGAGACTATCGAAGTCCCGGTCATTCAGATCATTCCGCCGCCAACCTGGACCATTGTCGACCAGGCTATTTCCCGGTTGCAGGCGTACCATTGGCTTATCGTCACCAGTGTCAATGGGGTGAGACCGTTCATGGATCGGCTGCGAGCCGCTGGGAAGGACGTACGGGCTCTGGGCCATCTTCGCATTTGTGCAATCGGCCCCCGCACCGCCGATGCGCTCGCGACATATGGTCTGACCGCGGATCTCATCCCGGCAGAGTACCAAGCTGAAGGGATTCTCGCCTCATTGTCGGAGCAGGAGATGAAAGGGAAGCGCATTTTGATTCCACGTGCGGAAATTGCGAGAGAAATTCTCCCGCAGCAGCTGAGCCAGATGGGTGCTCAAGTGGATGTGGTTCCCGTTTACCGTACGATTGCACCAGGCGAGGACGCGAATCCACTCGCTCCGCTTTTTGAAGATCGAAAGGTGGACGTCGTCACCTTTACCAGTTCGTCGACAGTCCGAAACTTCGTGGAACTGATCGGGGGACGGGACGAAGCACGGCGGTTGACTGTGAACGCCATTGTCGGCTGCATCGGACCAGTCACCGCACAGACTGCGGAGGAGTGCGGTCTCACAGTGACGATCATGCCGCCAGAAAATACCGTGCCTGCATTGGCGGAAGCGATCGTGAAATATTTCGCTGAAGGAGCTCGTGTGGCGGTGTCAGGTGCGTGA
- a CDS encoding Fe(2+)-trafficking protein, producing the protein MSEVQCVTCGQPGESITDQLFMGKLETEIKAKVCKPCWKKWESMRVMVINEYQVNLGDESGRELVKNQMKAFLKIGAQADTSKLDQNYRPQP; encoded by the coding sequence ATGAGCGAAGTGCAATGTGTGACCTGTGGCCAACCTGGAGAATCAATCACCGACCAGTTGTTCATGGGAAAACTGGAAACAGAAATCAAGGCGAAAGTCTGCAAACCATGCTGGAAAAAATGGGAATCGATGCGAGTGATGGTCATCAACGAATATCAAGTCAATCTCGGCGACGAGAGCGGGCGTGAGCTCGTAAAAAACCAAATGAAGGCGTTCCTCAAGATCGGTGCGCAGGCAGACACTTCCAAACTGGATCAGAACTATCGACCTCAGCCATAG
- a CDS encoding cyclic nucleotide-binding/CBS domain-containing protein: MVPVKSFMIPREKFVTVERDTDVQTAARIMRDKGIGSLFVTNSKEIVGIITDTDMVRRVVAAGADTHKTSVEQIMSAPIMTIEEGKTLLDANDLMAQTHMRHLGVSRDGKLVGMISVRDLVVFLTNLPRK, from the coding sequence ATGGTGCCGGTGAAGTCCTTCATGATTCCCAGGGAAAAGTTCGTCACGGTGGAACGTGATACCGATGTCCAAACGGCAGCCCGTATCATGCGCGACAAGGGTATCGGAAGTCTCTTCGTGACCAACAGCAAGGAGATTGTCGGCATCATCACCGACACCGACATGGTCAGGAGAGTCGTCGCGGCTGGAGCGGACACTCACAAGACGTCGGTCGAGCAGATCATGTCCGCTCCGATCATGACCATCGAAGAAGGCAAGACCTTGCTTGATGCCAACGATTTAATGGCTCAAACGCACATGCGGCATCTCGGCGTGAGCCGGGACGGCAAATTGGTCGGCATGATTTCAGTTCGCGATCTTGTCGTGTTCTTGACCAACTTGCCCAGGAAGTAG
- a CDS encoding sulfurtransferase TusA family protein — protein MNTNGRSAQGIDAELDLRGVICPYNFVKTKLKLEAMQEGQILSVLLDAGDPIKNVPQSVRNEGHTVLAEEPVNQSYRVTIQRRADD, from the coding sequence GTGAACACTAACGGCCGCAGCGCGCAGGGGATCGATGCGGAATTGGATCTTCGAGGCGTGATTTGTCCCTATAATTTTGTGAAAACGAAGCTCAAGCTTGAAGCCATGCAGGAGGGGCAGATTCTTTCGGTCCTTCTGGATGCTGGAGATCCCATTAAGAATGTCCCTCAAAGTGTACGGAACGAAGGACACACCGTCCTTGCCGAAGAGCCGGTCAATCAATCGTATCGCGTGACCATTCAACGCCGCGCAGACGATTGA